From one Deinococcus sp. NW-56 genomic stretch:
- the cas7e gene encoding type I-E CRISPR-associated protein Cas7/Cse4/CasC, protein MKALLELHYLQNFAPSNLNRDDTGSPKDAFFGGTRRLRISSQSFKRAMRQDFGGRQLLQPDEMGVRTKRAHEAIAELLAGEGRTGEQRRAAAELALGGLGLPVKDGKNQYLLFLGRDELRRVADIIGAHWAEFQAAAPAPEEGGKKKVSKKATLGGDLGKQLAGALNGSKAVDVALFGRMLADLPDKNADAAAQVAHAISTHALRERQYDFYTAVDDLKPDDNAGADMLGTVEFASATVYRYACIDLGKLLENLQGDRELLERGLRAFLYASVFAAPTGKQNTFAAHNLPGLMVQVVRRNTSPRNLANAFEKGVRAEGGQGYLAPSIAALAGEMGWQNGVFGDAGQARFVAREGGHEVFGEAMPDVTALIDATVADALHALGA, encoded by the coding sequence ATGAAAGCCCTCCTCGAACTGCACTACCTCCAGAACTTTGCCCCCAGCAACCTCAACCGCGACGACACCGGCAGCCCCAAAGACGCTTTTTTCGGTGGCACGCGGCGGCTGCGGATTTCCTCGCAGTCGTTCAAGCGGGCGATGCGGCAGGACTTCGGGGGGCGGCAGCTTCTCCAGCCGGACGAGATGGGCGTCAGGACCAAGCGGGCGCACGAGGCGATTGCCGAATTGCTCGCGGGCGAGGGCCGCACGGGGGAGCAGCGCCGCGCCGCCGCCGAACTCGCGCTGGGCGGGCTGGGATTGCCCGTCAAGGACGGCAAGAACCAGTACCTCCTCTTCCTGGGCCGCGACGAGCTGCGCCGGGTGGCCGACATCATCGGCGCCCACTGGGCCGAGTTCCAGGCGGCAGCCCCCGCGCCCGAGGAGGGCGGCAAGAAGAAGGTCAGCAAGAAGGCGACCCTGGGCGGCGACCTCGGCAAGCAACTCGCGGGGGCGCTCAACGGCAGCAAGGCGGTGGACGTGGCCCTCTTCGGGCGGATGCTGGCGGACCTCCCCGACAAGAACGCGGACGCGGCGGCGCAGGTCGCGCACGCGATCAGCACCCACGCCCTGCGCGAGCGGCAGTACGACTTTTACACGGCGGTGGACGACCTCAAGCCCGACGACAACGCCGGGGCCGACATGCTGGGCACGGTGGAGTTCGCCAGCGCGACCGTCTACCGCTACGCCTGCATCGACCTGGGCAAGCTGCTGGAAAACCTGCAGGGCGACCGCGAGCTGCTGGAGCGGGGCTTGCGGGCTTTCCTGTACGCCTCGGTCTTCGCCGCGCCGACGGGCAAACAGAACACCTTCGCCGCACACAACCTGCCGGGGCTGATGGTGCAGGTGGTTCGCCGGAACACCTCGCCGCGCAACCTCGCCAACGCCTTCGAGAAGGGCGTGCGGGCCGAGGGCGGGCAGGGCTACCTAGCCCCCAGTATCGCGGCACTGGCCGGGGAGATGGGCTGGCAGAACGGCGTGTTCGGGGACGCCGGGCAGGCCCGCTTCGTGGCGCGGGAGGGCGGGCACGAGGTCTTCGGGGAGGCGATGCCGGACGTGACGGCATTGATCGACGCGACGGTCGCGGACGCCCTGCACGCGCTGGGGGCCTGA
- the casB gene encoding type I-E CRISPR-associated protein Cse2/CasB — MTKQVADDRPARFVAELSRLERGSLAQLRRGLSGDERGVYWLEGLYTRTGYGTAEPYQKEALGLVAGLYALKPQARQDEGDAAEVETPPAENTDAEKGPSIGLLMGKLYLAQGSRPSTEKRFLALLDADRDGLNYQMRQAVTLLATEDLTPDWVRLTTDLLYWGDRVRRQWAQDFYREISREAKDTAAAPSDTTTAPPGAEE; from the coding sequence ATGACCAAGCAAGTGGCGGATGACCGCCCCGCCCGCTTCGTGGCCGAGCTTTCCCGGCTGGAACGCGGCTCCCTCGCGCAGCTCCGGCGGGGGCTGAGCGGCGACGAACGCGGCGTGTACTGGCTGGAGGGGCTGTATACCCGCACCGGCTATGGCACGGCGGAACCCTATCAGAAGGAGGCCCTGGGACTCGTCGCGGGCCTGTACGCCCTCAAGCCCCAGGCCCGGCAGGACGAGGGGGACGCGGCGGAGGTGGAGACGCCGCCCGCCGAGAACACCGATGCGGAAAAAGGCCCTTCCATCGGCCTGCTGATGGGCAAACTCTACCTCGCCCAAGGCAGCCGCCCCAGCACCGAGAAACGCTTCCTGGCGCTGCTGGACGCCGACCGCGACGGCCTGAACTACCAGATGCGGCAGGCGGTGACCCTGCTCGCCACCGAGGACCTGACGCCCGACTGGGTGCGCCTGACCACGGACCTCCTGTACTGGGGCGACCGCGTGCGCCGTCAGTGGGCGCAGGACTTCTACCGCGAGATCAGCCGAGAGGCGAAGGACACCGCTGCCGCCCCCTCCGACACCACCACTGCCCCCCCAGGAGCCGAAGAATGA
- the casA gene encoding type I-E CRISPR-associated protein Cse1/CasA has protein sequence MDTFSLLDREWIPVVARSGERRHVSLRDSLLRAADFCRIDAGHPLQTAALYRLHLTLLYRSLRGPRDAEQGADWYLAGQFPDDVARYLDQYADRFCLFGPQPFMQVAGLDPAVVGENFRSHWTRLSTEEGSPNTTALFNVEARPGGNRSDALTPAQAALQLVAHQTFALGGLIKRFTTAARAAPVATAGLFLAEGANLHQTLCLNLVPYPAAMQEQDLPPWEEEPLTVEQIRARYDPEKPRVAAGYASRYAWPSRSVLLLPEETPEGVVVRSVGFGAGIPLEGAGEGSGTGTDPMVSLRPSRDPKNEQPFPYKLRRERMLWRDMTALLPDPAAQVSEDRKGGVKVKAGTPPKTVTHARAVMLAAAERLGQTRRPKPASSQDTPDDGWEEEGTPDARAPHPVIPVVVFGQLTDQGKAFAMRQETYTLPEAFIQNPEAFRDHVQAALTDAGTVGEGLRRSVHLLAHALLKKDGERDPHKDDVGKLAAQIPAEPTYWAGLDTPFRTYLLALDRDPKVALAGWHAALSRAAWAGWRTAEQAAGMNAVGLRAIEKSQGPLLKALGTLKNGDTP, from the coding sequence TTGGACACTTTTTCCCTGCTGGACAGGGAGTGGATTCCTGTTGTCGCCCGCAGCGGCGAGCGGCGGCACGTCTCCCTGCGGGATTCCCTGCTGCGGGCCGCCGACTTCTGCCGCATCGACGCCGGGCACCCCTTGCAGACTGCCGCGCTCTACCGGCTCCATCTGACCCTCCTGTACCGGTCGCTTCGGGGACCCAGGGACGCCGAGCAGGGGGCCGACTGGTATCTGGCCGGGCAGTTTCCGGACGACGTGGCCCGCTATCTGGACCAGTACGCCGACCGCTTCTGCCTCTTCGGGCCGCAGCCCTTTATGCAGGTCGCGGGGCTGGACCCGGCCGTGGTGGGCGAGAACTTCCGCAGCCACTGGACCCGCCTCAGCACCGAGGAGGGCAGCCCGAACACGACCGCCCTCTTCAACGTGGAGGCCCGACCCGGCGGCAACCGCAGCGACGCCCTCACGCCCGCGCAGGCGGCGCTGCAACTGGTGGCCCACCAGACCTTCGCGCTGGGGGGGCTGATCAAACGCTTCACCACGGCGGCGCGGGCGGCTCCGGTGGCGACGGCGGGCCTCTTTCTGGCGGAGGGAGCGAACCTGCACCAGACCCTCTGCCTGAACCTCGTGCCCTACCCAGCGGCCATGCAGGAGCAGGACCTGCCCCCCTGGGAGGAGGAGCCGCTGACCGTGGAGCAGATTCGCGCCCGGTATGATCCCGAAAAACCCCGTGTGGCCGCTGGGTACGCCAGCCGTTACGCCTGGCCGAGCCGCAGCGTCCTGCTGTTGCCCGAGGAAACGCCAGAGGGCGTGGTCGTGCGCTCAGTCGGCTTCGGCGCCGGGATTCCGCTGGAGGGGGCGGGCGAGGGCAGCGGCACGGGCACCGACCCGATGGTCAGCCTACGCCCCAGCCGCGACCCCAAGAACGAGCAACCCTTTCCCTACAAACTGCGCCGAGAGCGGATGCTGTGGCGCGATATGACCGCCCTGCTCCCCGATCCCGCCGCTCAGGTGTCCGAGGACCGCAAGGGTGGGGTGAAGGTGAAGGCAGGTACGCCGCCCAAGACCGTCACGCACGCCCGCGCCGTGATGCTGGCCGCCGCCGAGCGGCTGGGGCAGACGAGAAGGCCGAAGCCCGCCTCCTCCCAGGACACGCCCGACGACGGCTGGGAGGAGGAAGGCACCCCCGACGCCCGCGCCCCACACCCGGTTATTCCCGTCGTCGTTTTTGGCCAACTGACCGACCAGGGCAAAGCCTTTGCCATGCGCCAGGAAACCTACACGCTGCCGGAAGCCTTTATCCAGAACCCGGAGGCGTTCCGCGACCACGTGCAGGCGGCCCTGACCGACGCGGGCACCGTGGGCGAGGGCCTGCGCCGCTCGGTTCACCTCCTCGCCCACGCGCTGCTGAAAAAGGACGGCGAGCGCGACCCCCACAAGGACGACGTGGGCAAGCTGGCCGCCCAGATTCCCGCCGAGCCGACCTACTGGGCCGGGCTGGACACCCCCTTCCGCACCTACCTGCTGGCGCTGGACAGGGACCCGAAAGTCGCTCTGGCGGGCTGGCACGCCGCCCTGAGCCGCGCCGCGTGGGCAGGTTGGCGCACCGCTGAGCAAGCCGCCGGGATGAACGCGGTGGGCCTGCGGGCCATAGAGAAATCGCAGGGACCGCTCCTCAAGGCCCTGGGCACCCTCAAAAATGGAGACACCCCATGA
- a CDS encoding CRISPR-associated helicase/endonuclease Cas3 translates to MTQLHPITSAARTLWAKSAKKNADGTQGAWLPVLNHLLDVAACAAEILSLEPPQTRALFEGDLGLEGEQALAWTLALVALHDLGKASPAFQVLWAEGKSGVDPALRFPAELREPYAPHGVVTQAVLPDFLTGLGWPGPVARGVADAVGCHHGFRVEDRELNLAQAQTGDARWAQVRKELCRLVTQGTGARYDAVPTISTLTAAAFMRLAGLTSFADWLGSSFPLPTVTDFSAYEDPAAYFARARERARQTLAGIRWPVFAPLREELPPFPEVFGFPPRPLQTALAQALADVSGPALVLVEAPMGEGKTEAAFYAHLQLQRAAGHRGMYVALPTQATGNAMYERFAEFLKAQGRETPPDLQLAHGGTLLNKDFQATVQRTRNAECDPAEAGGYGVRAEEWFTNRKRALLSEYGVGTVDQALLGVLGVSHQFVRLWGLGNRVVVLDEVHAYDTYTSELIAALVAWLRALGSSVVIMSATLPESGRRALLRAWGVEDAPTAAYPRLTVAPAQGEVQTVTIPDHDEDGNASRPRQHVTLRPLGSAAEEMARQAVDLAADGGCVAVIVNTVARAQAVQAQVLAELEARGMTARTCTKGGSKDPRAVNVLLYHARYPADERLQREKRVRKFLGKQPYTEEEDGQKVEGFFRPDRFILIATQVAEQSLDFDADVMLTDLAPADLVLQRAGRLHRHAANQGKRHGHDDAVLYVAGLDEWPDASMEREFWGRVYAPALLYRSWLSLRRRLEAGLTLPDDLDELVQEVYAPEFAAPELAPEQREQLAAAEADLENRRGNEATTGLFAHIGRPADFWQTLLHRRPDANPDSESLSDDPAAVGAGDDPERPRTRLGEEGVRIVPVERAENNIWQVCVSAFATPEDKRSPLRPQFAELDKRDTDHARQIYRRSLSVSRWELLKAAKQGTLWEGSLGTQHRGWRAHPLLRDAVPLVFKAGVAEVQGLQVRLDPEQGLVYVKA, encoded by the coding sequence ATGACTCAACTCCACCCCATCACGTCGGCGGCGCGGACCCTGTGGGCCAAGAGTGCGAAGAAGAACGCGGACGGCACGCAGGGCGCGTGGCTGCCCGTCCTCAATCACCTGCTGGACGTGGCGGCGTGCGCGGCCGAGATTTTGAGCCTGGAGCCGCCGCAGACGCGGGCGCTGTTTGAGGGCGACTTAGGGCTGGAGGGCGAGCAGGCGCTGGCCTGGACGCTGGCGCTGGTGGCCCTGCACGACCTGGGAAAGGCGAGCCCGGCTTTTCAGGTGCTGTGGGCGGAGGGAAAAAGTGGGGTGGACCCGGCCCTACGCTTTCCCGCCGAGTTGCGCGAGCCTTATGCACCGCACGGAGTCGTGACCCAGGCGGTGCTGCCGGACTTCCTGACCGGGTTGGGGTGGCCGGGGCCGGTGGCGCGGGGCGTCGCGGACGCGGTGGGGTGCCATCACGGCTTCCGGGTGGAGGACCGCGAACTCAACCTCGCGCAGGCGCAGACCGGGGACGCCCGCTGGGCGCAGGTTCGCAAGGAGCTGTGCCGCCTCGTGACACAGGGGACGGGTGCTCGCTACGACGCCGTCCCCACCATCTCCACCCTCACCGCCGCCGCCTTCATGCGCCTCGCCGGGCTGACCAGTTTCGCGGACTGGCTGGGGAGTTCCTTTCCACTGCCCACGGTCACGGATTTCTCGGCCTACGAGGACCCGGCGGCCTACTTCGCGCGGGCGCGGGAACGGGCGCGGCAGACGCTGGCCGGGATTCGCTGGCCCGTGTTCGCCCCTCTACGCGAGGAACTGCCCCCCTTCCCCGAGGTCTTCGGCTTCCCACCCCGCCCCCTCCAGACGGCACTGGCGCAGGCTCTGGCGGACGTGAGCGGCCCGGCCCTGGTGCTCGTCGAGGCCCCGATGGGCGAGGGCAAGACGGAGGCGGCCTTTTACGCGCACCTCCAGCTTCAGCGGGCGGCGGGGCACCGGGGCATGTACGTGGCGCTGCCGACCCAGGCGACCGGGAACGCGATGTACGAGCGGTTCGCGGAGTTCCTGAAGGCGCAGGGCCGGGAGACGCCGCCCGACCTGCAACTCGCACACGGGGGCACCCTGCTGAACAAGGACTTCCAGGCGACCGTCCAGCGCACCCGCAACGCCGAGTGCGACCCCGCCGAGGCGGGGGGCTACGGGGTCCGCGCCGAGGAATGGTTCACCAACCGCAAGCGGGCGCTGCTCTCCGAGTACGGGGTGGGCACAGTGGATCAGGCGCTGCTGGGGGTGCTGGGCGTGTCGCACCAGTTCGTGCGCCTCTGGGGCCTGGGCAACCGGGTGGTCGTGCTGGACGAGGTCCACGCCTACGACACCTACACCTCCGAGTTGATTGCCGCCCTCGTCGCGTGGCTGCGGGCGCTGGGGTCCAGCGTGGTCATCATGAGCGCGACCCTTCCCGAGTCGGGCCGCCGCGCCCTGCTGCGGGCCTGGGGGGTGGAGGACGCGCCCACGGCGGCCTACCCGCGCCTGACGGTGGCCCCGGCGCAAGGAGAGGTCCAGACCGTGACCATCCCTGACCACGACGAGGACGGCAACGCCAGCCGACCGCGCCAGCACGTCACCCTGCGGCCCCTGGGCAGCGCGGCGGAGGAGATGGCCCGGCAGGCGGTGGACCTCGCGGCGGACGGTGGGTGCGTGGCGGTGATCGTGAACACGGTGGCGCGGGCGCAGGCGGTGCAGGCGCAGGTGCTGGCCGAGCTGGAGGCGCGGGGGATGACCGCCCGGACCTGCACGAAGGGCGGCAGCAAGGACCCACGGGCCGTCAACGTGCTGCTCTACCACGCCCGCTACCCGGCGGACGAGCGTTTGCAGCGTGAAAAGAGAGTGCGGAAGTTCCTGGGCAAGCAGCCGTACACGGAAGAAGAGGATGGTCAGAAGGTCGAAGGCTTTTTCCGTCCCGACCGCTTCATCTTGATCGCCACCCAGGTGGCCGAGCAGAGCCTGGATTTCGACGCGGACGTGATGCTCACCGACCTCGCCCCCGCCGACCTCGTGCTGCAACGGGCCGGACGGCTGCACCGCCACGCGGCCAATCAGGGCAAGCGGCACGGCCACGACGACGCCGTGCTGTACGTCGCCGGGCTGGACGAGTGGCCGGACGCCAGCATGGAGCGCGAGTTCTGGGGCCGCGTCTACGCCCCCGCGTTGCTCTACCGCTCGTGGCTCTCGCTGCGGCGGCGGCTGGAGGCAGGCCTGACCTTGCCCGACGATCTGGACGAATTGGTGCAGGAGGTCTACGCCCCCGAGTTCGCCGCGCCCGAACTGGCCCCGGAGCAGCGTGAGCAACTGGCAGCGGCCGAGGCGGACCTGGAGAACCGGCGCGGCAACGAGGCCACGACCGGCCTGTTCGCCCATATCGGCCGCCCCGCCGACTTCTGGCAGACGCTCCTGCACCGCCGCCCCGACGCCAACCCCGACAGCGAAAGCCTCAGCGACGACCCCGCCGCCGTGGGAGCCGGGGACGATCCGGAGCGCCCCCGCACCCGCCTGGGCGAGGAAGGGGTGCGGATCGTGCCGGTGGAGCGGGCCGAGAACAACATCTGGCAGGTTTGTGTCTCTGCCTTCGCCACCCCGGAAGACAAACGGTCGCCTCTGCGTCCTCAATTCGCTGAGTTGGACAAACGCGACACCGACCACGCCCGCCAGATTTACCGCCGCTCCCTGAGCGTCTCGCGCTGGGAACTTCTCAAGGCTGCCAAGCAAGGAACCCTCTGGGAAGGCTCACTGGGCACGCAGCACCGGGGCTGGCGGGCGCATCCCCTCCTGCGTGACGCCGTGCCGCTCGTGTTCAAGGCTGGAGTGGCCGAGGTGCAAGGGCTTCAGGTGCGCCTGGACCCGGAACAGGGGCTGGTGTACGTGAAGGCGTGA
- a CDS encoding YafY family protein codes for MGEPQQTHPDNDLPTPRRRPLPRQPLVWDRAKRLAALADKLKQAPRTTEQLAAHFGVTQRSIQRDLLALSQMEHRVIRDHQGAYHIPQGGRALNPAEALAVYTAVRLLHHHAPVTSGHYLSALETVAADLPQHLRHLLHRSLLETGATHATDRALDFVAAAWTHREVLRFDYRKPGGEALRGNELEVYFVEISRDNLAPYVIGCETRHRGAIRTFKVSRMENLARLARTYDIPEDFDPRDYLSDAWGVIGGKNPVTVRVRFAPEAAYRVLEGGYPNATRVDTTLIHRDGSVELDIRAGTDASGLPRELIPFLLGWGPRVEVLSPPHVRDHWLGELRAALARHDPTYPGMLLDVMEGRR; via the coding sequence GTGGGCGAGCCCCAGCAGACGCACCCTGACAACGACCTTCCGACCCCCCGGCGCCGACCCCTGCCCCGTCAGCCCCTGGTGTGGGACCGGGCCAAACGCCTCGCCGCGCTGGCCGACAAGCTGAAGCAGGCGCCGCGCACCACCGAGCAACTCGCCGCGCACTTCGGCGTGACCCAGCGCAGCATCCAGCGCGACCTGCTGGCCCTCTCGCAGATGGAACACCGGGTCATCCGGGACCATCAGGGCGCCTACCACATCCCGCAGGGGGGCCGGGCGCTGAATCCCGCCGAGGCCCTCGCCGTCTACACCGCCGTGCGGCTCCTGCACCACCACGCGCCCGTGACCAGCGGACATTACCTCAGCGCCCTGGAAACGGTCGCGGCGGACCTGCCGCAGCACCTGCGCCATCTGCTGCACCGCTCGCTGCTGGAAACCGGGGCCACCCACGCGACCGACCGCGCCCTGGACTTCGTGGCCGCCGCGTGGACCCACCGCGAGGTGCTGCGCTTCGACTACCGCAAGCCCGGCGGCGAGGCCCTGCGCGGCAACGAGCTGGAGGTCTACTTCGTGGAGATCAGCCGCGACAACCTCGCGCCCTACGTGATCGGGTGCGAGACGCGGCACCGGGGGGCCATCCGCACCTTCAAGGTGAGCCGGATGGAGAACCTCGCCCGGCTGGCGCGGACCTACGACATCCCCGAGGACTTCGACCCCCGCGACTACCTCTCGGACGCCTGGGGCGTGATCGGCGGCAAAAACCCGGTCACCGTGCGGGTGCGCTTCGCGCCGGAAGCCGCCTACCGGGTGCTGGAGGGCGGCTACCCCAACGCCACGCGGGTGGACACCACCCTGATTCACCGCGACGGCAGCGTCGAACTCGACATCCGCGCCGGAACCGACGCCAGCGGCCTGCCGCGTGAACTGATCCCCTTCCTGCTGGGCTGGGGACCCAGGGTCGAGGTCCTCTCGCCGCCCCACGTCCGCGACCACTGGCTGGGAGAACTGCGGGCGGCCCTGGCCCGGCACGACCCGACCTATCCGGGGATGCTGTTGGATGTGATGGAGGGACGGCGGTAG
- a CDS encoding tetratricopeptide repeat protein has protein sequence MSPADHPPSGLPVTVSPAEWDASVQALLAAGRAEDALQTLTRAAEGVSQPARFGELLNLFLTLPPQVREGREGVRLHLRLLGNVRPAGEVRQLAEWALGQGLEAPFVHAVLAWSLAREDDYAGALVAADRALAGEAELAPHEAGAAWRVRGRSLAHLGREGWQAAFARAAAFVTGRALGILRMEEGALLGRSGDQAGALRAYAEALTHFRHDGHHRAWTLHNMGLACLVSGRFEEAEGYFARVTAIRRGAEAARARAWCGQAAARRALGEWARAAALYRQAAAEAERQGDLDDVRQALRGLGHTLRLSGQTFAALEPLTQATRAAPGDRASGTSWVHVDLAAAHAALGQAERAEAVLALTGPLEGEDEGRARIVRAELARQRGDRAGALALLRPLNPDTLWAREEAHAFPGLFALLSAAGLPTPAPLPRPARTLVRVRAMGTPRVEVGGRPVPLGGPGLAVLCALLDGGGEGLTDLLAEVVEDGTPRPPRLQRQRVSAAVRAVRDALGWPGSVGSVPGGYRLDPAAEWHYDVGEALRRGDPVETFLPGVSLPWVLAREQELRQRDANLLSGRVD, from the coding sequence ATGTCGCCCGCCGACCACCCCCCCTCCGGCCTTCCCGTCACTGTCAGCCCTGCCGAGTGGGACGCCTCGGTCCAGGCGCTGCTGGCGGCGGGACGAGCGGAGGACGCCCTTCAGACCCTCACGCGAGCGGCGGAAGGCGTCTCGCAGCCCGCCCGCTTCGGGGAGCTGCTGAATCTCTTCCTGACCCTGCCCCCGCAGGTGCGGGAGGGCCGGGAGGGCGTGCGGCTGCACCTGCGGCTGCTGGGCAACGTGCGCCCGGCGGGCGAGGTGCGGCAGCTGGCCGAATGGGCGCTGGGGCAGGGCCTGGAGGCGCCCTTCGTCCACGCCGTTCTCGCCTGGTCGTTGGCGCGGGAGGACGACTATGCTGGGGCGCTGGTCGCCGCCGACCGTGCCCTGGCCGGGGAGGCCGAACTCGCCCCCCACGAGGCCGGGGCGGCGTGGCGGGTGCGGGGCCGCTCGCTCGCGCACCTGGGGCGGGAGGGCTGGCAGGCGGCCTTCGCGCGGGCAGCGGCCTTCGTGACGGGCCGGGCGCTGGGCATCCTGCGGATGGAAGAAGGCGCGTTGCTGGGCCGCTCGGGCGACCAGGCGGGAGCGCTGCGGGCCTATGCCGAGGCGCTGACCCACTTCCGGCACGACGGGCACCACCGCGCCTGGACGCTGCACAACATGGGGCTGGCCTGCCTGGTATCGGGACGCTTCGAGGAGGCCGAGGGTTACTTCGCGCGGGTCACGGCCATTCGCCGGGGGGCGGAAGCAGCCCGCGCCCGCGCGTGGTGCGGGCAGGCGGCGGCGCGGCGGGCGCTGGGCGAGTGGGCACGGGCAGCGGCCCTCTACCGTCAGGCCGCCGCCGAGGCCGAGCGGCAGGGCGACCTCGACGACGTGCGGCAGGCCCTGCGTGGGCTGGGGCACACCCTGCGGCTCTCGGGGCAGACCTTCGCGGCCCTCGAACCGCTGACCCAGGCCACCCGCGCCGCGCCGGGGGACCGCGCCTCGGGCACGTCCTGGGTCCACGTGGACCTCGCCGCCGCCCACGCCGCGCTGGGGCAAGCCGAGCGGGCCGAGGCCGTGCTCGCCCTCACCGGCCCGCTGGAGGGCGAGGACGAGGGCCGCGCCCGGATCGTGCGGGCCGAACTCGCCCGGCAACGGGGGGACCGGGCCGGAGCGCTGGCGCTGCTGCGGCCGCTGAATCCTGACACGCTCTGGGCGCGCGAGGAGGCGCACGCCTTTCCAGGGCTGTTCGCGCTGCTCTCGGCGGCGGGTCTGCCCACCCCGGCTCCCCTCCCGCGCCCGGCCCGCACGTTGGTCCGGGTGCGGGCGATGGGCACCCCCCGCGTGGAGGTCGGCGGACGCCCGGTGCCCCTGGGTGGCCCCGGTCTCGCGGTGCTGTGTGCGCTGCTCGACGGCGGCGGCGAGGGCCTGACCGACCTGCTCGCGGAAGTCGTGGAGGACGGCACCCCCCGCCCCCCCCGGCTCCAGCGCCAGCGCGTCTCGGCGGCGGTGCGGGCGGTGCGGGACGCGCTGGGCTGGCCGGGGAGCGTGGGGAGCGTCCCCGGCGGCTACCGCCTCGACCCCGCCGCCGAGTGGCACTACGACGTGGGAGAGGCGCTGCGGCGGGGCGACCCGGTCGAGACCTTCCTGCCGGGGGTCTCCCTCCCCTGGGTCCTGGCCCGCGAGCAGGAGTTGAGGCAAAGGGACGCAAATCTGCTGAGTGGGCGGGTGGACTGA
- a CDS encoding diguanylate cyclase domain-containing protein, with translation MSPTLPAEEFARLEALARYAVLDELPAEAFARLATLAAQFFRAPIALINFVAEDSARCQACVGIDLRVLDRQVSFCTYTVMQSDVLVVPDLGQDPRFVDNPLVTAAGGYRFYAGAPLTTPSGHNIGTLCVLDTVPREGASSAEREALQNLAALAVDELELRRVATELEREARARDRLMQELRRVSRHSETLLAVFELADLDLLPHELAEHAVALVADVTDLDWAGLVSTDGATGRARTLWQAPGLNPQLEEQLTRPFPRGTGFGSESALFLDNPGSLVRLRPDLSGTGVCVAAQVPLGTAGDQELHLLAVRTRPLAWAAADRILLETVGRCVMTGIRRRAALAAAQHEATFDALTGLPGRRAFERDLDARVAGGEPFALVRCAFTDFAALNGALGHVEGDLLLARCAAALGSSLSDGDRAYRLDGVQFALLLSAPPEGERGAAERQAREAPARALSAARDAGFELPGVSVGTALWPRDARSARALLHLASQRRQADERRNNSVADR, from the coding sequence ATGTCTCCCACCCTTCCTGCAGAGGAATTCGCGCGGCTGGAGGCGCTGGCCCGTTACGCCGTCCTCGACGAGCTGCCGGCCGAGGCCTTCGCACGCCTGGCGACCCTGGCCGCTCAGTTTTTCCGGGCACCCATTGCGCTGATCAACTTTGTCGCTGAGGACAGTGCCCGCTGTCAGGCGTGCGTGGGCATCGACCTGCGGGTGCTGGACCGGCAGGTGTCCTTTTGCACCTATACCGTGATGCAGTCCGACGTGCTGGTCGTCCCCGACCTGGGGCAAGACCCACGCTTCGTGGACAATCCGCTCGTGACGGCAGCGGGGGGCTACCGTTTCTACGCCGGAGCACCGCTGACCACGCCGTCGGGCCACAACATCGGGACCCTGTGTGTGCTGGACACCGTGCCGCGTGAAGGCGCCAGTTCCGCCGAACGCGAGGCCCTCCAGAACCTTGCGGCCCTGGCCGTCGATGAACTGGAGCTGCGGCGGGTGGCGACCGAACTGGAGCGCGAGGCCCGCGCCCGTGACCGGCTGATGCAGGAATTGCGCCGGGTGAGCCGCCACAGCGAGACCCTGCTGGCCGTCTTTGAACTCGCCGACCTCGATCTGCTCCCCCATGAACTGGCAGAACACGCCGTCGCCCTCGTCGCGGACGTGACGGACCTCGACTGGGCCGGACTGGTCTCCACAGACGGGGCCACCGGACGTGCCCGTACCCTCTGGCAGGCTCCGGGACTGAATCCCCAACTGGAAGAACAGCTGACCCGGCCGTTCCCTCGGGGTACAGGGTTCGGCAGCGAGTCTGCACTCTTTCTGGACAACCCCGGCAGCCTGGTCCGCCTGCGGCCCGATCTCTCAGGGACCGGAGTCTGTGTCGCGGCACAGGTGCCACTGGGGACCGCCGGTGATCAGGAGTTGCACCTCCTCGCCGTGCGGACCCGGCCGCTCGCCTGGGCCGCTGCCGACCGCATCCTGCTGGAGACCGTGGGCCGCTGCGTGATGACGGGGATACGCCGCCGCGCCGCACTGGCCGCCGCCCAACATGAAGCCACCTTCGACGCCCTCACGGGACTGCCGGGCCGCCGCGCCTTTGAGCGCGACCTTGACGCGCGGGTGGCCGGGGGAGAGCCGTTCGCGCTGGTGCGGTGCGCCTTTACCGACTTTGCTGCCTTGAATGGAGCGTTGGGGCATGTGGAGGGTGACCTGCTGCTGGCGCGGTGCGCCGCAGCACTGGGCAGCAGCCTGAGCGACGGGGACCGGGCCTACCGACTCGACGGCGTGCAGTTCGCCCTGCTGCTGTCGGCCCCCCCGGAAGGCGAGCGGGGAGCTGCCGAGCGCCAGGCCCGCGAGGCCCCCGCCCGCGCCCTGAGCGCCGCACGGGACGCCGGGTTCGAACTGCCCGGCGTCAGCGTCGGCACCGCGCTGTGGCCACGCGACGCCCGCTCGGCCCGTGCCCTGCTGCATCTCGCCAGCCAGCGCCGCCAGGCCGACGAGCGCCGCAACAACTCGGTGGCGGACAGGTAG